In Schistocerca serialis cubense isolate TAMUIC-IGC-003099 chromosome 3, iqSchSeri2.2, whole genome shotgun sequence, the following proteins share a genomic window:
- the LOC126469849 gene encoding uncharacterized protein LOC126469849: protein MFAIVFYAALLFATTDSAVIFFGNFENEVNRIEDWARENAHETEEWVQNEDNMIEKWAKENSNETVEWAQDETKMGEKWAKEKLDGAEEWIQNEAKTVEKWTKENYNEAEKWVKKEKEIGEKWAKETLNEVDGWAQSKLVETQEVVKALMPKFSSDKCVCYHQTCGCCVHAEEPEIHLNSTVCVNVTYLSEDYGISFTVTLNNHTLYNETVSVRNPPPVCAGFPYVKELADICIRLYDIDAKSRTFHACARLEARMKFIIIAHYDLGCFTIGSSSVEDSKKKNGLGTHHPSVILI from the exons GAAACTTTGAAAATGAAGTGAACAGAATTGAAGATTGGGCAAGAGAAAATGCTCATGAAACAGAAGAATGGGTGCAGAATGAAGACAATATGATAGAAAAATGGGCAAAAGAAAATTCTAATGAAACTGTAGAATGGGCTCAAGATGAGACAAAAATGGGAGAAAAATGGGCAAAAGAAAAGTTGGATGGAGCCGAAGAGTGGATACAGAATGAGGCAAAGACTGTAGAAAAATGGACCAAAGAAAACTACAATGAAGCTGAAAAATGggtaaagaaagagaaagagattgGAGAAAAATGGGCAAAAGAAACATTAAATGAGGTTGATGGTTGGGCGCAGAGTAAACTAGTAGAGACTCAGGAAGTTGTGAAAGCTCTAATGCCCAAGTTTAGTAGTGACAAATGTGTGTGTTACCATCAGACCTGTGGATGTTGTGTCCATGCAGAAGAACCAGAAATACATTTGAATAGCACAG tttgtgtaaaTGTGACGTACCTGTCAGAAGATTATGGCATTTCTTTCACTGTTACACTAAACAACCACACACTTTACAATGAAACTGTATCAG taagAAATCCTCCTCCGGTATGTGCGGGATTTCCTTACGTGAAGGAATTGGCAGATATATGTATACGGCTGTATGACATAGACGCAAAGAGTCGTACATTTCATGCTTGTGCACGTCTAGAAGCTCGTATGAAATTTATCATTATTGCACATTATGATCTTGGATGTTTTACTATTGGATCATCATCTGTTGAGGATTCAAAAAAAAAGAATGGCTTAGGCACCCACCACCCATCTGTAATTCTGATTTAA